The genomic DNA GCCAAATTTACCGCCTAAACTTTCCATTACTTGTTCTGCTTCACCTTTACGTAATAATCCATGGTCAACGAAGATACAAGTCAATTGGTCGCCAATGGCTTTTTGTAAAAGCACGCCGACAACACTTGAGTCAACGCCACCTGATAAACCAAGTAAGACTTTTTTATCGCCTACTTGTTCACGGATTTTAGCGACTTCCATATCGATGAAGTTTTCCATGCTCCAGTCACCAGTACAGCCACACACATCAAAAGCAAAGTGACGTAATAAGTCGTTACCATATTCTGAATGACGAACTTCTGGGTGAAATTGTACGCCGTAGAATTTGCGGTTGGCATCTTCGATAGAAGCGATTGGACAATCATTGCTTGTCCCAACTTTTTCGAATCCAGGAGCGATTTCTGTTACTAAATCACCGTGGCTCATCCAAACGGTTTGTTTCGCAGGTGTTCCTTGGAATAATGTCGCATCACCAAGGATTTCTAATTCTGCTTTTCCGTATTCACGGTTTGCGGCAGGTTCTACTTTTCCGCCTAAGTTATGAGTCATTAATTGCATACCGTAGCAGATGCCAAGAATGGGAATTCCTAACTCATAAATTTCTGGATCAATGCTAAAAGCATCTTTGTCATACACGCTGTTTGGTCCACCTGAGAAGATGATTCCTTTAGGCGCGATTTTGCGAATTTCTTCTGCCGTAGTTCGGTGGCTTAATAACTCAGAGAATACGCCAAATTCACGAATACGACGAGTAATCAATTGGTTAAACTGACTACCAAAGTCTAAAACAATAATTTTTTCGACAGATGTCAAATCGGCAACGTTAGTCACGTCTATTACCCCTTATCCATTTAAATTTATCTAAAGAAAAGGCGGTTAAAAAGTGGTCAGCACCAAGAATTAAGAAAGGATTTTCAAAAATTGTTTTACGATTTTTAGAAAATTTTGGCTTAATTCCGCAGGGGCTACTTTTAAACAGCCGAGAATCAGGCGGTTAAAAAGTGGTTCACTTTTGTTCCGTACTCTTCTTTGTCTAGCTATACTTATTAAAACATTTTACTCCTTGAAAGTCATGCATTCTGCTGAAAATTTTCAAGGATATTTCTACAAAAGATACAGGATATTTCTTAGCTCGTCAACCCTTAATATTTACGTAGATAGATTTGGTCAATCAAATGATTTTCCGTTTTATGCAAAATAATGTCCGCACGTCCGCGCGTTGGCAAGATATATTCCTCCAAGTTCGGTAAGTTCACGGTTTTCCAAACATTCCGTGCCATGGCGAAAGCATCTTCTCGTTTGCCAATTGCATATTGGTAATAATAATTATTAGGATCTAAGAAAGCCGTATCTAATAAGGCCCCAAAACGTTCTAGGTACCATTTTTCAATTAAGGCTGGATCGGCATCCACAAAAATAGAAAAATCAAAAAAATCACTCACATAAATTTGTTGATTGGCGGGTAACTGTAATGTGTTAATGCCTTCAACAATCAAAATATCTGGTTGTTGAATCAACTCATATTCGCCTTCGATAACATCGTAGACACTGTGAGAATAGACGGGTGCTTTAATTTCGTCTTTGCCGCTTTTGACTTCGTTTAAGAAATTAATTAGCTTCTCCATGTCATAACTTTCAGGAAACCCTTTTCGGTCCATAATTCCCTGTTCTTCTAACACTTTATTGGGATACAAAAATCCATCCGTTGTAATGAGTTGAACGTTTCTTCGTTTAAACGTTCGGGCCAGAATTCTTTGCAAAAGACGAGCGGTGGTGCTTTTACCAACGGCGACACTGCCGGCAATTCCAATGATGAATGGTGGTACAGAGACATATTCATGTAGGAATAATCCTTTGCTAAGTGTTAGCGATTCAAATTCTTTCATGTACAAATGAATAAGATGCGTTAAGGGTACATAAATTTCTTGTACATCTTTTAGTGAAATTTGGTCGTTCACACTTTTAATGTTATCCAATTCTGCTTCGGTTAACGGTGCTTTGCCGTCATGATAAAACCCATGCCATTCTTCTCTGGAAATTGGGTAGTAATTCATTTTATCGTCCATTGTTCCTCCACCAAACCCTGTTCAATCTTTGTACATTTTACCATAATTTCACAAGGGAAACACAGGATTTTACAAAAGAATTCCCTTCTTCGCCAATTTATGATGAAAATGGTATCATGAAAAGAGAAAACTGTTAGAAAAGAGGGGAAAAGCCATGAGAAAAATTGTATTATTTGGTGATAGCATTACTGCTGGTTATTTAGACGAAGCCGTCTCACCTGTTCTTGTTGACTTAGTGAAACGGGATATTGCTGCGATGGGTCTAGAAGAAGTGGCTGTTATTAATGCTGGAATGCCTGGCGATACAACAGAGGATGGTTTAAAACGATTAAATAAAGAAGTACTAATTGAGAAACCTGATGAAGTGGTGATTTTCTTTGGCGCCAATGATGCGTCACTGGATCGAAATATAACAGTAGCCACGTTTAGAGAAAACCTTGAAACAATGATTCACGAAATTGGTTCAGAAAAGGTGATTTTAATTACGCCACCATATGCGGATAGTGGCAGACGTCCAGAACGTCCACAAACGCGTATCAAGGAATTGGTCAAGGTTGCACAAGAAGTCGGAGCGGCACATAACTTGCCAGTTATTGATTTGTATAAAGCGATGACTGTTTATCCTGGAACGGATGAATTTTTACAAGCGGATGGTTTGCATTTTTCACAAGTGGGCTATGAATTATTAGGTGCCTTGATTGTTCGAGAAATAAAAGGTAGACTAAAACCAAAACAAGCATAGATAGGAAGAACAAAATGGCGAATCATTATTATACAGAAAATCCAGAATTAGCACATGATTTAGAAAGCTGGTCTTTTCCATTACGTGGTCGGACCTTTCAGTTTACGACCGATAGCGGGGTCTTCTCAAGAGGAACAGTGGATTATGGTTCTCGTGTGTTGATTGATGCCTTTGAATGGGAAAATTTACCAGCAGGCCGTTTGTTAGATGTTGGTTGTGGCTATGGACCAATTGGGTTGTCCTTAGCAGCGGCGACTGGTCGACTGGTGGAAATGGTGGATGTCAACCAACGGGCGGTTGGGCTAGCTCAAATGAACGCCCAACGTAACCAAATTACTACTGTGGATATCCATTCCTCCAATGTGTATGAAACCTTAAACGAAACGACCTACGCGGCGATTGTTAGCAATCCGCCCATTCGTGCAGGCAAAAAAGTTGTCCATGGCATTTTAACAGGGGCTTTTCCGTTGTTGAAAGTTGGTGGCACACTAACGGTAGTTATTCAAAAGAAACAAGGTGCACCTAGTGCAGAAAAGAAAATGGCTGAAGTATTTGGCAATGTTGAAATTGTGACAAAAGACAAAGGCTATTATATTTTACGAAGTGTTAAAGAAGCAGAGTAAAAAAGAACCTCCACTTTAGTGGCGGTTCTTTTTTAGAATAGATACGCTTGATCAATTTTTTGGTTCAACAGTTTTTTTTCGTCTGGCGATAAAAAAGCACCTGCAAGCGCATTTTTAGTGAGTTGCTTCATTTCGTCATAACTTAATTGATACCAAGTGGCCAATTTCATGAATTCTTTCGTTAACGTAGTATCTGAAACAGTGCGATTATCGGTATTGATGCAGACGGCTAAGCCAGCCTCTATAAATTGTTGAAAAGGGTATTCAGCCAATGTTTTGACGGTGCCTGTTTGGAAGTTGCTAGTTGGACACATTTCTAAAAGAACCTTTTTTTCTTTTAAGAGCGCCAAGTATTCGGGTGTATCTTTCAAAGCAATACCGTGGCCAATCCGAGTAGCACCTAAAGTGACAGCATCAGCGACATTTTTGCCACAGCCGCATTCCCCAGCGTGGAGTGTTAATGGAATTGACAATTGGTTGGCTAAAGCTAATACGTCTTCAAATGTGTATGGAGGGAAATCGACTTCATTGCCAGCTAAATCAAAGCCGACAACGCCTGTCTCTCTGAAATCATGCGCTAAGTGAACGATTTTTTCTATGGCTTGTTGTTGATCATGCCGCATGCCGCATAACAGTGCATTGCTTTTTACACCAAAATCTTCTTCGCCTTGTTTTAAGCCAGTTAAAACAGCAGTCACGATTTCAGGTAACCGTAAGCCTTTTTCTGTATGTTGCGAAGGCGCAAAACGCACCTCTATGTATGCCACGCCATCTTCGGCAGCTTGGCTAATCACGTCATACGCCGCTGCTTGCAAAGCTTCAGCTGTTTGTAGACAGGTTAGCACGAAGTCGAACCGAGTTAAATAATCATTCAAATCGGTGCATTTTTCAGGGGCAACCACTAACTCTTTCAAGGCTTGTTCGTCTTGGGGTAATGGAATGTTTTGTTTTTCAGCAATGGTGCGTAAAGTGGTTGGTCGAATCGACCCATCTAAGTGACAGTGCAGCTCGATTTTTGGTAATTGACGGACACGGGATTCTTCCATGAAAAAAATAGCCTCCATTTTCTTTTGTTTTTTAATCTTTTTAGTCTATTTCTTTTGTCTTTTTTTTGTTAAAATGTAAAAGATTCGATAAGTATTTTGAAGACTGTAACACGTCTACAAATGTCTGTCAATGCAAAAGGAGACGTTGGGAGGGGCGCGATGAAACTAACGATTAAAGAAATTGCTGATATGGCTGGTGTTTCTGTCACAACCGTCTCACAAATTCTGAATAATAAAGGGAGTCGTTTCAGTGAAAAAACCCGCAACAAGGTGTTGGCGGTAGTCGCTGAAAATCATTACAAACCAGATTACTTTGCTTCGAATGTAATCAACCGTCATTCCAAAACCATTGGTATGATTGTGCCAGATGTGACGGATTTCTTTTTCTCAAAAGTGATTGAAGGTGTAGAAACATATTTAAATTCGTTAGGCTACATGATTTTGTTATGCAATTCAAAGCATGATTCCGAGCAAGCGATGCAATATGTTAGCGAGTTGATTCATCGGTCGGTGGATGGCATTATTTTTGCCACGCCGAATGTTTTGCCAGAAAATCATATTTTAAAAGACCGACGAGAACATCCGATTCCTGTCATTCTTGTCGATCGTGGGATTAATCCACGAGATAGTGGACGATTAATCGTTAAAGAGTACGAAGGTGCTTATCAAGCGGTCCATCATTTGATTCAACAAGGGCATCAGCATATTGGCATGTTGCGTGAAAGTGCCGGCTATTATCGTTTAACGGAACGAGTGACGGCGTATCAGCATGCGTTACAGGACAACAATTTACCTTTTCGTCCGCATTATGTTTGTGCTGGGGAATTGAACTTGCATGGCGGCTATGCTGCGGCGAAAGAAGTTTTGAAAAATGAAGAAATCACAGCAATTTTTTGTGGCAATGATGAAATGGCGATGGGAGCTTATCAAGCCATTGAAGAAGCAGGTAAGAAAATTCCTGACGATATTTCGGTGGTTGGTTTTGATGGCTTGGAAATTTCCGAATATTTGGTGCCGAGTTTAACAACCGTCTATCAGCCGAGTTTTGATATTGGCTATTATGCAGCAAAATTTTTGGTGGAAGCTATTGCAGATCCAACAGGGAAAGTTCCAAATAAAGTTTTTGATGCGACGTTTATTGCTAGAAAAAGCACAAAACCGATTTAAAAAACAGCTTAGAAACAGAACGTTCGTGTTGTTTTCGTTT from Enterococcus faecalis includes the following:
- the guaA gene encoding glutamine-hydrolyzing GMP synthase gives rise to the protein MTNVADLTSVEKIIVLDFGSQFNQLITRRIREFGVFSELLSHRTTAEEIRKIAPKGIIFSGGPNSVYDKDAFSIDPEIYELGIPILGICYGMQLMTHNLGGKVEPAANREYGKAELEILGDATLFQGTPAKQTVWMSHGDLVTEIAPGFEKVGTSNDCPIASIEDANRKFYGVQFHPEVRHSEYGNDLLRHFAFDVCGCTGDWSMENFIDMEVAKIREQVGDKKVLLGLSGGVDSSVVGVLLQKAIGDQLTCIFVDHGLLRKGEAEQVMESLGGKFGLNIIKVDAKERFLSKLAGVSDPEQKRKIIGNEFVYVFDDEATKLAGEEGVSFLAQGTLYTDVIESGTETAQTIKSHHNVGGLPEDMQFELIEPLNTLFKDEVRALGTELGMPDAIVWRQPFPGPGLGIRVLGEITEDKLQIVRDSDAILREEIAAAGLDRDIWQYFTVLPGIRSVGVMGDGRTYDYTVGIRAVTSIDGMTADFARIPWDVLQKISVRIVNEVAHVNRIVYDITSKPPATVEWE
- the coaA gene encoding type I pantothenate kinase translates to MDDKMNYYPISREEWHGFYHDGKAPLTEAELDNIKSVNDQISLKDVQEIYVPLTHLIHLYMKEFESLTLSKGLFLHEYVSVPPFIIGIAGSVAVGKSTTARLLQRILARTFKRRNVQLITTDGFLYPNKVLEEQGIMDRKGFPESYDMEKLINFLNEVKSGKDEIKAPVYSHSVYDVIEGEYELIQQPDILIVEGINTLQLPANQQIYVSDFFDFSIFVDADPALIEKWYLERFGALLDTAFLDPNNYYYQYAIGKREDAFAMARNVWKTVNLPNLEEYILPTRGRADIILHKTENHLIDQIYLRKY
- a CDS encoding SGNH/GDSL hydrolase family protein, producing the protein MRKIVLFGDSITAGYLDEAVSPVLVDLVKRDIAAMGLEEVAVINAGMPGDTTEDGLKRLNKEVLIEKPDEVVIFFGANDASLDRNITVATFRENLETMIHEIGSEKVILITPPYADSGRRPERPQTRIKELVKVAQEVGAAHNLPVIDLYKAMTVYPGTDEFLQADGLHFSQVGYELLGALIVREIKGRLKPKQA
- a CDS encoding class I SAM-dependent methyltransferase, whose product is MANHYYTENPELAHDLESWSFPLRGRTFQFTTDSGVFSRGTVDYGSRVLIDAFEWENLPAGRLLDVGCGYGPIGLSLAAATGRLVEMVDVNQRAVGLAQMNAQRNQITTVDIHSSNVYETLNETTYAAIVSNPPIRAGKKVVHGILTGAFPLLKVGGTLTVVIQKKQGAPSAEKKMAEVFGNVEIVTKDKGYYILRSVKEAE
- the add gene encoding adenosine deaminase, translating into MEAIFFMEESRVRQLPKIELHCHLDGSIRPTTLRTIAEKQNIPLPQDEQALKELVVAPEKCTDLNDYLTRFDFVLTCLQTAEALQAAAYDVISQAAEDGVAYIEVRFAPSQHTEKGLRLPEIVTAVLTGLKQGEEDFGVKSNALLCGMRHDQQQAIEKIVHLAHDFRETGVVGFDLAGNEVDFPPYTFEDVLALANQLSIPLTLHAGECGCGKNVADAVTLGATRIGHGIALKDTPEYLALLKEKKVLLEMCPTSNFQTGTVKTLAEYPFQQFIEAGLAVCINTDNRTVSDTTLTKEFMKLATWYQLSYDEMKQLTKNALAGAFLSPDEKKLLNQKIDQAYLF
- a CDS encoding substrate-binding domain-containing protein, producing the protein MKLTIKEIADMAGVSVTTVSQILNNKGSRFSEKTRNKVLAVVAENHYKPDYFASNVINRHSKTIGMIVPDVTDFFFSKVIEGVETYLNSLGYMILLCNSKHDSEQAMQYVSELIHRSVDGIIFATPNVLPENHILKDRREHPIPVILVDRGINPRDSGRLIVKEYEGAYQAVHHLIQQGHQHIGMLRESAGYYRLTERVTAYQHALQDNNLPFRPHYVCAGELNLHGGYAAAKEVLKNEEITAIFCGNDEMAMGAYQAIEEAGKKIPDDISVVGFDGLEISEYLVPSLTTVYQPSFDIGYYAAKFLVEAIADPTGKVPNKVFDATFIARKSTKPI